The Mytilus trossulus isolate FHL-02 chromosome 13, PNRI_Mtr1.1.1.hap1, whole genome shotgun sequence genome has a segment encoding these proteins:
- the LOC134694694 gene encoding COP9 signalosome complex subunit 8-like yields the protein MAAEVAATENFQTMLIDLQNQELDSPGGVATAQQYTQLLALHLLHNEICEAKFVWKRVPVQIKTSTPELTNVWAVGQKIWQRDFPGIYEAFNKEWSEALKPVMDALLAATRKRAFNLVAQAYDSINVDDLAAFVGMPSSEAAQAVQKEGWDADPQTRFITPRKPCAVVDPVLVSEQQLSVLTDYVSFLES from the exons ATGGCTGCCGAAGTTGCGGCTACTGAAAACTTTCAAACAATGTTGATAGATTTGCAAAACCAGGAACTTGAC tcaCCAGGTGGAGTAGCTACAGCCCAACAGTACACACAGCTGTTAGCCCTGCATCTGTTACATAATGAAAT ATGTGAGGCTAAATTTGTATGGAAAAGAGTTCCAGTCCAAATAAAAACA TCCACACCAGAGCTAACAAATGTATGGGCTGTTGGACAGAAGATTTGGCAGAGAGATTTTCCTGGAATCTATGAAGCTTTCAACAAGGAATGGTCCGAGGCTTTAAAACCTGTTATGGATGCTTTATTAG cTGCTACGAGAAAGAGAGCCTTTAACTTAGTTGCCCAAGCCTATGATTCTATCAATGTTGATGACTTAGCTGCATTTGTTGGAATGCCATCAAGTGAAGCAGCACAAG CAGTACAGAAGGAAGGTTGGGATGCTGATCCACAGACAAGATTTATAACACCTAGGAAGCCAT GTGCAGTAGTAGATCCTGTGCTGGTCAGTGAACAACAGTTGAGTGTCCTTACAGATTATGTGTCTTTCCTAGAGAGCTGA